A single window of Bremerella cremea DNA harbors:
- the proC gene encoding pyrroline-5-carboxylate reductase produces MTNSSLQVGFIGAGQMAQAMARGFVDRGGIEASAILASDPYPEALQRFEKAIPGCLTTDDNQAVIGQSDIVILAVKPQMMQKVAESISDIPSDCLLVSIAAGITLSKLNAIFPTTRIIRVMPNTPCLVGVAACGYSASDDVDPEDIERTQQLLESSGIALQVPEKLLDAVTGLSGSGPAFIYMLIEAMSDAGVRQGLPRDAALQLAAQTVKGAAEMVLATGEHPGALKDKVTSPGGTTIAGVYALEKAGFRGAVMDAISAAAARSRELGLD; encoded by the coding sequence ATGACCAACAGTTCACTTCAGGTGGGATTCATCGGCGCTGGACAAATGGCCCAGGCCATGGCTCGCGGCTTTGTCGATCGAGGCGGGATCGAGGCCAGCGCGATCCTGGCTTCCGATCCCTATCCTGAAGCCCTACAGCGGTTTGAGAAGGCAATTCCCGGTTGCCTGACCACCGACGACAACCAAGCCGTGATCGGCCAAAGCGACATCGTCATCCTTGCGGTCAAGCCGCAAATGATGCAGAAAGTCGCCGAGTCCATTTCAGATATTCCTTCTGACTGCTTGCTTGTTTCGATCGCAGCAGGGATCACGTTATCGAAATTAAATGCAATTTTCCCCACCACGCGGATCATTCGGGTGATGCCCAACACGCCTTGTCTGGTGGGTGTGGCGGCTTGCGGTTATTCTGCATCGGACGATGTAGACCCGGAAGATATCGAGCGAACTCAGCAATTGCTCGAATCGAGCGGCATTGCGCTGCAAGTCCCTGAAAAGCTGCTGGATGCCGTTACTGGGCTATCTGGCTCTGGGCCCGCTTTCATCTATATGCTGATCGAAGCGATGAGCGATGCAGGCGTTCGCCAAGGTCTGCCACGGGACGCCGCCCTGCAACTGGCAGCTCAAACCGTCAAAGGGGCCGCAGAGATGGTCCTCGCCACCGGCGAGCATCCAGGAGCCCTGAAAGATAAAGTGACAAGCCCCGGCGGAACTACCATTGCTGGGGTATATGCGTTGGAAAAAGCTGGTTTTCGTGGAGCCGTGATGGATGCAATCTCCGCAGCGGCTGCCCGGTCTCGGGAATTAGGGCTAGATTAA
- a CDS encoding GEVED domain-containing protein: MKRRGLKRAKRYNTISLGYGIEQLEQRQLLAWTPIGPFSATNGQVENIAPDEDVVGAAHVVLAHPSDADTLYVGGTNGGIWKTENATATRPDWVPVGDNLPSLSIGAMTFDTADTTNQTVYAATGRFSSYGRIGGDRIGIVRTTDGGASWEVVDGGGVLQGKNISAIAVNGDNIVVSVNTADTFSTPNIGIFRSTDGGNTFQQVSVGDGSSTGLPSGVSYDLFADPTNPDIIYTAMAFSDATGGGQVGVYRTTNGGAAWTKVSDATIDALIDNGTDQRTGTSNLEIAVGRANNVYVSIINSGHVVGLFRSGDGGANWTQMDTPQTNENGTLVDLNPKGGKGPKPGSPPEELAGGQGSIHFSMVADPTDPNIVYVGGDRQPLEFQNPTSIGATDYTGRLFRGDASQASGSQWVHLTHSNTLGASGGGTASGSAPHADSREMVFDAAGNIIEADDGGIYRRTQPRSNQGDWFSVNGNLQITEVHDVAYDAVSGIAYVGNQDTGTMQQVVGQSLWYSITTGDGGDVIVDDVSLADQGQSILYSSFTNLGGFARRTYDTAGNLVGLVAPALTLNSGTPFQGVFRTPMELNVVNPFRLAIQGASGFYESLDQGDSIDEVTVAGASSAANGDLNQNAIVAGGYSGGVASENVLWVGSDDRVLFRDDVGTQLVETNSPGLGTIRDLAVDTDEWRSVFVIDSTGVAMSGDAGTSWQDITGDLLNYASSLWSVSYVAGSVMDALVVGTNAGVFMSYVDSLGTWTELSTGMPNAIVDDMEYDIATDSLVAGTLGRGVWMLPNASAVIQGIDENDNNNNNNGNGSNSIVDACGVPLPDGTVSFSGAIGGNLYASNHAILDGSQPGMQGYDNVVLDFLRGKGTESEIAKSNYSIAVIGNGLSDWSFSDGGHSAPGYERTDFYNINYITTSVFDELISHDLVIVLSGEDAVTDGLSSSEMALWATVETDLAEAVNSRGLDLWVGASGGNSSYYDFLPTGVLSTSTFSTEDPLDGYEVTLEGSLLGITDAMVDSAPAEGYFDNFDNDLFGLEYRELGEITAVAGQAIAFYNDELVAAKDVPGGTSVGMDGLAFQDLNMDGVQDGNEFGVGGARFFIDYNGDGIIGLCEPTATADALGRFHLRSGYAGHFQILPVPTAGIYLTSTNPVYIDLASDGTATLSAPLSFGVIVGADTGGSGDGSTPIAPGAYLGTNPIKDDGVIFSHGIQKGTNTVTIISSVTHRNTVMNAWIDLNKDGDWNDPGERIFTNVVLQPGQHDYTFNIPTTVFDDSILPQLARLAASVRFRVGPTLDVGPEANDSFGEIEDYKVYLSQGPDAGLTANNDVFEYQEDTDGQFFNVLANDSSFYNRALSIVPGSVTNISPVTTPPLDITVSPDGTRILFNADGVADLTENITFQYTVQDSVGNTQTATVTLVAPLDPNEVPTGNGSGTTASLFAFHNANGPVGDVDNDGSLTGLDLVKIIKQMQKTGSIDLPEWSYQSPSFSTYVDVNSDGRFSYLDLLAFVDALTHSKWEAEGLELEPAAAVEVSTVASNTVVDVLAAPQIVNVVAPITTQETFSAAVGVTPLYAGWQAATSKPSISSLENGNQAESSLVVDEAFSDAGLGYVDDQQEDLLLAVDTGSDEFAAESSRVEDEIFGDEQWDEELLAF; the protein is encoded by the coding sequence ATGAAGCGTCGCGGCCTTAAACGCGCTAAAAGATACAATACGATTTCGTTGGGATACGGAATTGAACAACTGGAACAACGGCAACTTCTCGCGTGGACCCCAATTGGGCCTTTTAGTGCGACGAATGGTCAGGTCGAGAATATTGCTCCTGACGAAGACGTTGTTGGTGCTGCTCATGTTGTGCTTGCTCATCCTAGTGATGCTGACACGCTCTATGTTGGTGGTACGAATGGGGGGATTTGGAAGACCGAGAATGCCACGGCGACTCGTCCTGATTGGGTGCCGGTTGGTGACAACTTGCCGTCCCTGTCGATCGGTGCGATGACATTCGACACGGCGGACACAACCAACCAGACCGTTTATGCCGCAACGGGTCGCTTCAGCAGCTATGGTCGTATTGGCGGCGATCGAATAGGGATCGTACGGACCACCGATGGCGGAGCTTCTTGGGAGGTTGTGGACGGCGGAGGAGTTTTACAAGGAAAGAATATCTCAGCGATCGCTGTCAATGGTGACAATATCGTTGTCTCGGTTAACACGGCTGATACTTTTAGCACTCCGAACATCGGTATCTTCCGGAGCACAGACGGGGGAAATACCTTTCAGCAAGTTTCTGTAGGTGATGGTTCGTCGACGGGGCTGCCTTCTGGCGTTAGCTATGACCTGTTTGCTGATCCAACCAACCCGGACATCATCTACACAGCGATGGCTTTCTCGGACGCTACCGGGGGCGGGCAAGTTGGTGTTTATCGCACCACCAATGGAGGCGCCGCATGGACGAAGGTAAGCGATGCAACAATCGATGCCTTGATCGATAATGGGACAGACCAGCGTACGGGAACGAGCAACCTCGAGATCGCTGTTGGCCGCGCGAATAATGTCTATGTCTCAATTATCAATTCGGGACATGTCGTTGGGCTATTTCGCTCTGGAGATGGTGGCGCCAACTGGACTCAGATGGATACGCCTCAAACCAACGAGAATGGAACGCTCGTTGACCTGAATCCGAAAGGTGGAAAAGGCCCGAAGCCCGGCTCTCCCCCGGAAGAACTCGCTGGTGGGCAAGGTTCGATTCATTTTTCAATGGTCGCCGATCCTACGGATCCGAATATTGTTTACGTTGGTGGAGATCGACAACCACTAGAGTTTCAAAATCCGACCTCGATCGGGGCTACGGACTACACGGGGCGACTGTTTCGGGGAGACGCATCCCAGGCTTCGGGGAGTCAGTGGGTTCACTTGACGCATAGCAACACGCTCGGAGCAAGCGGTGGTGGAACGGCTTCCGGCAGTGCGCCTCATGCGGACTCTCGCGAGATGGTCTTTGACGCTGCGGGTAATATTATTGAGGCCGATGACGGCGGTATCTATCGGCGTACTCAACCGCGATCGAATCAAGGCGATTGGTTCAGCGTTAATGGAAACCTGCAGATCACCGAAGTCCATGACGTTGCCTACGATGCGGTATCAGGAATTGCCTACGTCGGCAATCAAGATACCGGAACGATGCAGCAAGTTGTGGGGCAATCCCTGTGGTACAGCATTACGACTGGAGATGGCGGCGACGTTATTGTTGACGATGTATCTCTTGCGGACCAAGGTCAATCGATCCTTTACTCAAGTTTCACCAACCTGGGGGGATTTGCCCGCCGCACCTACGATACCGCCGGGAACCTTGTGGGACTGGTTGCACCAGCGCTCACCCTAAATAGCGGAACGCCGTTTCAGGGTGTTTTTCGAACACCGATGGAACTCAATGTCGTGAACCCATTTCGGCTTGCAATTCAAGGGGCCAGCGGTTTCTATGAGTCACTAGATCAAGGTGATTCGATCGACGAAGTCACCGTCGCCGGAGCTTCCAGCGCCGCCAATGGTGACCTCAACCAAAACGCGATTGTCGCCGGTGGATATAGCGGCGGCGTGGCGAGCGAGAATGTTTTATGGGTTGGTTCCGACGACCGCGTGCTGTTCCGAGATGATGTTGGAACTCAACTGGTCGAAACGAATTCGCCTGGTCTTGGAACGATTCGCGACTTGGCTGTCGACACGGATGAATGGCGATCCGTTTTCGTGATTGACAGCACGGGCGTCGCCATGAGTGGCGATGCGGGAACCTCTTGGCAGGATATTACCGGTGACCTGCTAAATTACGCCTCATCGCTCTGGTCGGTCAGCTATGTGGCAGGATCTGTCATGGATGCGTTGGTCGTCGGTACTAATGCTGGCGTGTTTATGTCGTACGTCGATTCGTTAGGAACTTGGACCGAGCTATCGACGGGAATGCCCAACGCAATCGTCGATGATATGGAATACGACATCGCAACCGACTCTCTCGTTGCCGGTACTCTTGGACGCGGAGTCTGGATGCTGCCTAACGCTTCCGCTGTGATTCAAGGCATCGACGAAAACGATAATAACAATAACAACAACGGAAACGGGTCGAACTCGATTGTTGACGCGTGCGGCGTACCCTTGCCGGACGGAACTGTTTCGTTCAGTGGGGCGATTGGTGGAAACCTGTATGCCAGCAACCACGCAATTCTCGATGGTAGTCAGCCAGGGATGCAGGGGTACGATAACGTCGTCCTCGACTTCCTGCGGGGGAAAGGGACCGAGTCAGAAATTGCTAAGTCAAACTACTCGATCGCGGTGATCGGTAACGGCTTGTCCGACTGGAGTTTCTCAGACGGTGGTCATTCGGCTCCCGGCTACGAGCGAACTGATTTCTACAACATCAACTATATCACCACTTCCGTCTTCGATGAACTGATCAGCCACGACTTGGTGATCGTTCTTTCTGGCGAAGATGCAGTGACGGATGGATTGTCCTCGTCCGAAATGGCTTTATGGGCAACCGTGGAGACCGATCTGGCCGAGGCTGTTAACTCACGTGGACTGGATCTGTGGGTTGGAGCTTCCGGCGGCAACAGCAGCTACTACGACTTCCTCCCCACCGGCGTTCTTTCGACTTCCACTTTCTCGACGGAAGATCCGCTCGATGGTTATGAAGTCACTCTGGAAGGTAGCCTGCTGGGCATCACCGACGCGATGGTCGACTCCGCTCCGGCTGAAGGTTACTTCGACAACTTCGATAACGATCTGTTCGGTTTGGAATACCGCGAACTAGGCGAGATTACGGCAGTCGCGGGTCAGGCAATTGCCTTCTATAACGACGAACTGGTTGCCGCCAAGGACGTGCCTGGTGGAACATCGGTCGGCATGGATGGTTTGGCCTTCCAAGACCTCAATATGGACGGTGTTCAGGACGGCAACGAATTCGGCGTCGGAGGAGCTCGATTTTTCATAGACTACAACGGCGACGGTATCATAGGGCTGTGCGAGCCAACCGCAACTGCCGACGCGCTAGGACGATTCCACCTTCGTTCGGGCTACGCGGGCCATTTCCAGATTCTGCCGGTTCCTACCGCCGGAATCTATTTAACGTCGACCAATCCGGTGTACATCGACTTGGCTTCTGACGGAACGGCAACGCTTTCCGCTCCGCTGTCTTTTGGTGTGATCGTTGGTGCGGATACTGGCGGCAGTGGTGACGGCAGCACGCCGATTGCCCCAGGTGCCTATCTTGGTACCAATCCGATTAAGGATGATGGTGTCATCTTTAGTCATGGTATCCAGAAGGGAACCAACACGGTTACGATCATCTCGAGTGTGACCCACAGAAACACGGTGATGAATGCCTGGATCGATCTGAATAAAGACGGCGACTGGAATGATCCAGGCGAACGGATCTTTACGAACGTCGTTTTGCAGCCTGGGCAACACGATTACACGTTTAATATTCCCACTACGGTCTTCGATGACTCGATCTTACCACAACTGGCACGCTTGGCTGCCAGCGTGCGATTCCGCGTTGGACCTACTTTGGATGTAGGACCTGAAGCGAACGATAGCTTTGGGGAAATCGAGGACTACAAGGTCTACCTCTCGCAAGGTCCGGATGCAGGTTTGACCGCGAATAACGATGTCTTCGAGTATCAGGAAGACACCGACGGTCAGTTCTTCAACGTTCTGGCAAACGATAGCAGTTTCTACAATCGAGCTTTGTCGATCGTGCCTGGTAGCGTGACCAATATCAGCCCGGTTACCACTCCGCCACTGGATATTACCGTCTCTCCTGATGGGACTCGGATTCTATTCAATGCCGATGGTGTCGCTGATCTGACTGAGAACATTACCTTCCAGTACACCGTGCAAGATTCCGTAGGCAATACCCAAACGGCCACCGTAACGCTAGTCGCGCCGCTTGATCCAAACGAAGTGCCGACGGGTAATGGTTCGGGAACAACAGCGTCGTTGTTTGCCTTCCACAATGCCAATGGGCCGGTTGGTGATGTTGACAACGATGGTTCGCTGACTGGTTTAGACTTGGTCAAAATCATCAAGCAGATGCAAAAGACCGGTTCGATTGATTTACCAGAATGGTCGTACCAGTCTCCGAGCTTTTCGACCTACGTCGACGTCAACAGCGATGGTCGTTTCTCGTACCTCGACCTGTTGGCATTTGTTGATGCTTTGACG
- the guaB gene encoding IMP dehydrogenase → MEDRFAKVAITFDDVLLSPRFSDFVPADVTTKTQLTANITLNIPLLSSPMDTVTESEMAIALAKEGGLGIIHKNLSTEVQTEEVTKVKRSANGIIVDPVTLPPSAPVNEARRVMDQHHVSGVPIIGDDGKLAGIITRRDLRFLESNELSIKEVMTKDNLVTATGTVTLAEAEQILTAKKVEKLLLVDEDYKLTGLITIKDIDMMNRFPQASKDSMGRLRAGAAVGVMDFDRVQSLINADVDVLVVDSAHGHSKNVIETVREIKKNWNIDVIAGNVATAEGCEDLIKAGADAVKVGIGPGSICTTRVVSGVGVPQITAIHDTSQVALKYGIPIIADGGVRFSGDITKAIAAGASVVMIGGLFAGVAESPGEVILYQGRTFKVYRGMGSLGAMVKGSKERYRQGSVTDGGKLVPEGVEGRVPFKGHLSAFVYQLVGGLRAGMGYCGTKTIEELRKDATFIRVTSASVRESHPHDIAITQESPNYSPETHDSE, encoded by the coding sequence ATGGAAGATCGCTTCGCCAAGGTCGCGATTACGTTTGATGACGTCTTGTTGAGCCCTCGCTTTAGCGACTTTGTGCCGGCGGACGTAACCACCAAGACACAACTAACGGCCAACATCACGCTGAACATACCGCTGCTCAGCTCGCCGATGGATACCGTCACCGAGTCAGAGATGGCGATCGCCTTGGCGAAAGAAGGCGGCCTGGGCATTATTCATAAGAATCTCTCTACCGAAGTTCAGACCGAAGAAGTCACCAAGGTGAAGCGGTCGGCCAACGGCATTATTGTCGATCCGGTCACCCTGCCCCCCTCTGCTCCGGTCAACGAAGCACGCCGTGTGATGGACCAGCATCACGTTTCTGGGGTGCCGATCATTGGGGATGATGGCAAGCTAGCTGGTATCATCACCCGCCGCGATTTACGGTTCTTAGAGTCGAATGAGCTTAGTATCAAAGAGGTTATGACGAAAGATAACCTCGTGACCGCAACTGGGACTGTAACGCTTGCGGAAGCTGAGCAAATTTTAACGGCTAAAAAGGTGGAGAAACTTTTACTGGTTGACGAAGATTACAAACTGACAGGTCTCATCACGATCAAAGACATTGACATGATGAACCGGTTCCCTCAAGCGTCCAAAGACTCGATGGGACGTTTAAGGGCAGGAGCCGCTGTCGGAGTGATGGATTTTGACCGAGTTCAAAGTCTCATCAACGCCGACGTGGACGTGTTGGTAGTGGATAGTGCCCACGGGCATTCCAAGAACGTCATCGAGACCGTTCGCGAGATCAAGAAAAACTGGAACATCGACGTGATCGCCGGCAACGTGGCGACTGCGGAAGGATGCGAAGACTTGATCAAAGCGGGCGCGGACGCGGTTAAGGTTGGCATCGGACCTGGTTCGATTTGCACAACCCGAGTCGTCTCCGGGGTTGGGGTTCCGCAGATTACGGCGATTCATGACACCAGTCAGGTCGCTTTGAAATATGGAATTCCAATTATCGCGGACGGCGGTGTTCGGTTCTCTGGAGACATTACCAAGGCAATCGCGGCTGGGGCGAGCGTTGTCATGATCGGCGGTTTGTTCGCTGGCGTGGCGGAAAGTCCTGGCGAGGTGATCCTGTACCAAGGTCGAACCTTTAAGGTTTACCGAGGCATGGGCAGCCTAGGAGCGATGGTCAAAGGCTCGAAAGAGCGGTACCGACAAGGCAGCGTCACCGATGGTGGCAAGCTCGTTCCCGAAGGGGTCGAAGGTCGGGTGCCGTTCAAAGGACATTTAAGTGCGTTCGTGTATCAACTTGTCGGCGGACTACGTGCTGGCATGGGATACTGCGGAACGAAAACTATCGAGGAACTTCGCAAGGACGCCACATTTATCCGAGTAACCTCGGCTAGTGTTAGGGAAAGCCATCCTCATGACATCGCTATCACTCAAGAGTCTCCTAACTACAGCCCGGAGACACACGACTCAGAATAG
- a CDS encoding heme-binding protein — protein sequence MKVIAAICAVGLLVLAGGTGMAAEGDKEGKADAPLPQGWPKLTDVGKIEVKAYPAYRTAVAEAKGSFEKADTMLFWQLFAHIQANRVEMTAPVINTYDDEDGKSEIEMEFVYRQPDQGKAGPGLGKVVVENREAEDFLTLGYRGGMNEKAFQAGLEKLRAWLKEQSTWKEAGQPRRLGYNGPMTPVEKRYWEIQIPVVKEQQ from the coding sequence ATGAAAGTGATAGCAGCGATTTGTGCGGTGGGATTGCTCGTATTAGCCGGGGGAACTGGGATGGCGGCAGAGGGAGACAAGGAAGGTAAAGCGGATGCCCCCCTGCCCCAAGGCTGGCCGAAGCTAACCGACGTTGGAAAAATCGAGGTCAAAGCCTATCCCGCATACCGAACGGCTGTCGCCGAGGCTAAAGGAAGCTTTGAGAAAGCCGATACGATGCTCTTCTGGCAGCTTTTCGCGCACATCCAAGCGAACCGCGTTGAGATGACCGCGCCAGTGATTAACACCTACGATGACGAAGATGGGAAATCCGAAATCGAAATGGAGTTCGTCTATCGCCAACCCGACCAAGGCAAAGCCGGACCAGGCTTGGGCAAAGTGGTGGTCGAGAACCGTGAAGCGGAAGATTTTCTTACCTTGGGCTATCGAGGTGGGATGAACGAAAAGGCATTTCAGGCTGGTTTAGAAAAGCTGCGTGCTTGGCTGAAGGAACAGTCAACTTGGAAGGAAGCCGGTCAGCCACGACGGTTGGGCTATAATGGCCCCATGACCCCCGTTGAAAAACGCTATTGGGAAATTCAAATCCCCGTGGTCAAAGAGCAGCAATAG
- a CDS encoding FG-GAP repeat domain-containing protein, with the protein MKMALLAKSVLLILTASLAQAADGWKAHKIADNLHDHQRIVARDINRDGLVDVATIATDPNQASLVQVYLHPGKAVAKRPWLANLVGEMTAPRDLVIADLDGDNQLDIVTSHQSDTEQLMFHRAVPAKWGDSRSIHWVSEVIVREQPELAGARLAVGRMDTLRGEDIICAGTGAKASLGWLQRRGIASGAYYLEGYQAIAQIEPDSPIFAQDLNRDGLTDLLFVQTGLVSPGIHGLINPGPESASRPEAWRHTRIGGESDSINTLAFGDIDHDKLPDLAAATASGFVRLMVQDRQQPLHWKISVIPPAYDAKQGTSVAIGDFSGNGYSDVIQGGWHRHGEATLVCYRQKVQGENPIWVLQPIAVLPQGTFETVLPYDLDRDGDLDLLTLQLVDGVGKLVWYENPS; encoded by the coding sequence ATGAAGATGGCGTTGCTAGCGAAAAGCGTTCTGCTTATCCTAACGGCTTCCCTAGCCCAGGCTGCCGATGGCTGGAAAGCTCATAAGATCGCCGACAATCTGCACGATCACCAGCGAATCGTAGCTCGTGATATAAACCGGGATGGCCTGGTAGATGTTGCCACGATTGCGACCGACCCGAATCAAGCCAGCTTGGTTCAGGTTTATCTGCACCCTGGCAAAGCGGTGGCAAAACGCCCATGGTTGGCTAATCTAGTCGGGGAAATGACAGCCCCAAGAGACTTGGTGATTGCTGATTTAGATGGCGATAACCAGCTGGACATCGTTACCAGTCATCAAAGCGATACCGAGCAACTGATGTTTCACCGTGCTGTGCCAGCGAAATGGGGCGATTCGAGATCGATTCATTGGGTCTCAGAAGTTATTGTCCGTGAGCAACCAGAGCTGGCCGGAGCACGACTGGCCGTAGGGCGAATGGATACGCTGCGAGGGGAAGATATCATCTGTGCTGGCACAGGAGCCAAGGCCTCGCTAGGTTGGCTACAGCGGCGAGGAATCGCATCGGGGGCCTATTACCTGGAAGGCTACCAGGCAATCGCACAGATCGAGCCAGATTCACCTATCTTCGCCCAAGATCTGAATCGAGATGGACTGACCGACTTGTTGTTTGTCCAAACAGGACTAGTGAGCCCAGGCATTCACGGACTGATTAACCCAGGCCCAGAGAGTGCTTCTCGCCCAGAAGCTTGGCGTCATACGCGGATCGGTGGCGAAAGTGATAGCATCAATACCCTGGCGTTTGGGGATATCGACCATGACAAGCTCCCCGATTTAGCCGCTGCCACCGCCTCAGGCTTTGTGCGGCTGATGGTTCAAGACCGCCAGCAGCCTCTCCATTGGAAGATCTCGGTCATTCCTCCGGCATACGACGCAAAACAAGGAACGTCGGTTGCAATCGGTGATTTTAGTGGAAATGGGTACAGCGACGTGATTCAAGGGGGGTGGCATCGCCATGGCGAGGCAACGTTGGTGTGCTATCGCCAGAAAGTGCAAGGTGAGAACCCAATTTGGGTTCTCCAGCCGATTGCCGTATTGCCCCAGGGAACTTTCGAGACGGTTCTTCCGTACGATCTAGATCGGGATGGTGATCTCGACCTGTTAACGTTGCAACTCGTCGATGGCGTTGGCAAGCTCGTGTGGTACGAAAACCCAAGTTAA